In a single window of the Scophthalmus maximus strain ysfricsl-2021 chromosome 18, ASM2237912v1, whole genome shotgun sequence genome:
- the gopc gene encoding Golgi-associated PDZ and coiled-coil motif-containing protein isoform X1, with protein MSASAGCSPAGHSSGLGPGMSMFRWLEVLEKEFDKAFVDVDLLLGEIDPDQVDITYEGRQKMTSLSSCFAQLCHKTQTVFQLNHKLEAQLVDLRSELTEAKAERVVVEREVHDQLLQLHTLQLQLHAKRGQAEDSDTIKVRLPAPTFEEMEQELGASKKEKIVEARLETEMRLYKKENEALRRHMAVLQAEVYGARLAAKYLDKELAGRVQQIQLLGRDMKGPAHDKLWNQLEAEIHLHRHKTVIRACRGRNDPKKPLPSPLGHHQDLLKKTQGVGPIRKVVLVKDDHEGLGISITGGKEHGVPILISEIHSSQPADRCGGLHVGDAILAVNSINLRDTKHKEAVTILSQQRGQIEFEVVYVAPEVDSDDENVEYEDDSGHRYRLYLDELEDSSTAPTSNSSASLHGLEKMSLSNGAENRDTGISSETASEETPSKPPETDCSL; from the exons ATGTCCGCCTCGGCTGGATGCTCCCCCGCGGGCCACAGCTCGGGCCTGGGCCCCGGGATGTCCATGTTTCGCTGGCTGGAGGTGCTGGAGAAAGAGTTCGACAAGGCGTTCGTGGACGTGGACCTGCTGCTCGGAGAAATCGACCCGGACCAGGTCGACATCACGTACGAGGGGCGACAGAAGATGACCAGCCTCAGCTCGTGTTTTGCTCAGCTGTGTCACAAAACCCAGACGGTTTTCCAACTCAACCACAAACTAGAG GCTCAGCTGGTGGACCTGCGTTCTGAGCTGACGGAGGCTAAAGCAGAGCGGGTGGTGGTGGAAAGGGAGGTCCATGACCAGCTTCTGCAGCTTCAcactctccagctgcagcttcatGCCAAGCGAGGCCAAGCTGAGGACTCTGACACCATCAAAGTTAGGCTG CCTGCACCAACATTTGAAGAGATG GAACAGGAGCTGGGCGCCAGTAAGAAGGAGAAAATAGTGGAGGCCAGGCTGGAGACAGAAATGAGACTATATAAGAAGGAAAACGAGGCCCTTCGAAGGCACATGGCAGTGCTGCAGGCCGAAGTGTACGGAGCCAGATTGGCTGCCAAATACCTGGACAAGGAACTGGCTGGCAG GGTACAGCAGATCCAGTTACTAGGCCGTGACATGAAAGGGCCAGCACACGACAAGCTGTGGAACCAGCTGGAGGCCGAGATCCACCTTCACCGCCACAAGACCGTCATTCGAGCGTGCAGAGGTCGCAACGATCCAAAGAaacctctcccctctcctctggggCAC CACCAAGACCTGCTGAAGAAAACCCAGGGAGTGGGCCCCATCAGGAAGGTGGTGCTAGTCAAAGATGACCATGAGGGGCTGGGAATCTCCATTACA GGTGGGAAGGAGCACGGTGTTCCCATTCTCATTTCAGAGATCCACTCAAGTCAGCCCGCGGACAGATGTGGTGGTCTGCACGTCGGAGATGCCATCCTCGCCGTCAACAGCATCAATCTGCGCGATACTAAACACAAGGAGGCCGTCACCATCCTGTCCCAGCAG CGAGGACAGATCGAGTTCGAGGTGGTTTACGTGGCTCCGGAGGTGGACAGCGACGATGAGAACGTGGAGTATGAAGATGACAGTGGCCATCGCTACCGCCTCTACCTGGATGAACTGGAGGACAGCAGCACGGCGCCCACTAGCAACAGCTCGGCATCACTGCACG GTCTGGAGAAGATGTCACTGAGCAACGgagcagagaacagagacaCTGGGATCTCCAGTGAGACGGCTTCAGAGGAAACCCCTTCAAAGCCCCCCGAGACGGACTGCTCTCTCTAG
- the gopc gene encoding Golgi-associated PDZ and coiled-coil motif-containing protein isoform X2, whose translation MSASAGCSPAGHSSGLGPGMSMFRWLEVLEKEFDKAFVDVDLLLGEIDPDQVDITYEGRQKMTSLSSCFAQLCHKTQTVFQLNHKLEAQLVDLRSELTEAKAERVVVEREVHDQLLQLHTLQLQLHAKRGQAEDSDTIKVRLEQELGASKKEKIVEARLETEMRLYKKENEALRRHMAVLQAEVYGARLAAKYLDKELAGRVQQIQLLGRDMKGPAHDKLWNQLEAEIHLHRHKTVIRACRGRNDPKKPLPSPLGHHQDLLKKTQGVGPIRKVVLVKDDHEGLGISITGGKEHGVPILISEIHSSQPADRCGGLHVGDAILAVNSINLRDTKHKEAVTILSQQRGQIEFEVVYVAPEVDSDDENVEYEDDSGHRYRLYLDELEDSSTAPTSNSSASLHGLEKMSLSNGAENRDTGISSETASEETPSKPPETDCSL comes from the exons ATGTCCGCCTCGGCTGGATGCTCCCCCGCGGGCCACAGCTCGGGCCTGGGCCCCGGGATGTCCATGTTTCGCTGGCTGGAGGTGCTGGAGAAAGAGTTCGACAAGGCGTTCGTGGACGTGGACCTGCTGCTCGGAGAAATCGACCCGGACCAGGTCGACATCACGTACGAGGGGCGACAGAAGATGACCAGCCTCAGCTCGTGTTTTGCTCAGCTGTGTCACAAAACCCAGACGGTTTTCCAACTCAACCACAAACTAGAG GCTCAGCTGGTGGACCTGCGTTCTGAGCTGACGGAGGCTAAAGCAGAGCGGGTGGTGGTGGAAAGGGAGGTCCATGACCAGCTTCTGCAGCTTCAcactctccagctgcagcttcatGCCAAGCGAGGCCAAGCTGAGGACTCTGACACCATCAAAGTTAGGCTG GAACAGGAGCTGGGCGCCAGTAAGAAGGAGAAAATAGTGGAGGCCAGGCTGGAGACAGAAATGAGACTATATAAGAAGGAAAACGAGGCCCTTCGAAGGCACATGGCAGTGCTGCAGGCCGAAGTGTACGGAGCCAGATTGGCTGCCAAATACCTGGACAAGGAACTGGCTGGCAG GGTACAGCAGATCCAGTTACTAGGCCGTGACATGAAAGGGCCAGCACACGACAAGCTGTGGAACCAGCTGGAGGCCGAGATCCACCTTCACCGCCACAAGACCGTCATTCGAGCGTGCAGAGGTCGCAACGATCCAAAGAaacctctcccctctcctctggggCAC CACCAAGACCTGCTGAAGAAAACCCAGGGAGTGGGCCCCATCAGGAAGGTGGTGCTAGTCAAAGATGACCATGAGGGGCTGGGAATCTCCATTACA GGTGGGAAGGAGCACGGTGTTCCCATTCTCATTTCAGAGATCCACTCAAGTCAGCCCGCGGACAGATGTGGTGGTCTGCACGTCGGAGATGCCATCCTCGCCGTCAACAGCATCAATCTGCGCGATACTAAACACAAGGAGGCCGTCACCATCCTGTCCCAGCAG CGAGGACAGATCGAGTTCGAGGTGGTTTACGTGGCTCCGGAGGTGGACAGCGACGATGAGAACGTGGAGTATGAAGATGACAGTGGCCATCGCTACCGCCTCTACCTGGATGAACTGGAGGACAGCAGCACGGCGCCCACTAGCAACAGCTCGGCATCACTGCACG GTCTGGAGAAGATGTCACTGAGCAACGgagcagagaacagagacaCTGGGATCTCCAGTGAGACGGCTTCAGAGGAAACCCCTTCAAAGCCCCCCGAGACGGACTGCTCTCTCTAG